The Macaca fascicularis isolate 582-1 chromosome 5, T2T-MFA8v1.1 genome segment CAGGCAGCTGGTTATTGGCACAGCCTTTGGATGACTAATTTTGTCTTCTTTCCATAAGGTCATGCACCTCACATATAACCACTTTCTTGCAGGACTGAATAATTATTCAACAATTTTGGCATAAAATTTGATGGCACAGTTCCCTTTGCTATTACCCTAACCTTTCGCTCTCCCCTTTAAGGACAACCAAGTCAGCTATGCAGTTCACAAAAAGTGGACCTTGTTATATGTCATCCAACAGCATTTGGTCCCTGCAAGCCTGTTTGGAAGCCAACCAATATTCTATAACCTACAGGAATACATTGAACCCTATGTCTTTGGAAGCAATACATTTTCCAGGTAAAGAATCAGTCTTTATTTGGAGGATGATGTAACTTCAACATAAAAAGTGACTTTCGTGGGTGGTGTGGGTATATTTAACCTTTTACAGTCTCCCTCTACATCTCAGCTGAACTCACCAAAAGGCTCTCTGAATCAGACAGGTAAACACATTTTTAACTATTAAAGTGCTATTCCGGGGCAAAGTTTTTCTCAGTTTCACAACAGCAGCTTcgttggaaacaaacaaaaaaaagcaatctaTGAAAATAGGCCtggggaatgaaaaaaaaaaaaaaaacaaaaacaaacctcatAACTACTTTGGAACATGACAAATGTAATGTGACTTGTAGATATCAGCCCTGGTACTGGTGACTGATACCAAAGTCTCTGAGGTACGTGTTCTAGGGAAAAATGAGGACAAAAATGGCAATGaggactaaaccagaaagaacaATTAGTATTAATAACAATGACCCCATTATAAAGGAACAGCGAAAGTAATCAAAACTGAGAAGAAAGTGCAAAAAACCCACGTACGTGCATTTGCTATTGTAGCAGACCtacactttttaaaaggaaaagcaatGCAGGGTGCATTGGACAGGGTTCTTGAGCTCAGAATATCTTACAGTGGTGTACTCTTTGCCAAGAAGGCATCACCAATTAAGGTATTTGGCAGAGATCAGCCTCTAAAACTCATTATCACATAGACACCTTCTGTCTGATATCAATTCTGCACCCTGATGTTTCTCGCATCCTTTTCTACTGGGGAAATTCCAGTCCCATTCACTGCAGGCAGGTGTTTCTCCTTTTAAAGTGGCATCACTCCTACCTAAGGGATGAGAGTCTCCTGGTAAGGCTTAGCGGCAAGTGCGTACTACATCTGTATTACAAGGAGCAGCCCCTGATTTTCTTGATATGCATAGCTTTTCGGGGTTGGTATTAGACATGGCTTTCGTAAATAATGCAGGTGTTTTTGTCGTGTGTCACTGCTGGCTCTGTGGCCTCCAGGTAAGCTGGCGGCAGTACCTTATCTGGTACCTCAACAGGTGTTGGCTCTTCTGATGTTAGCTCGGTGGATGTGACATCAGTAGAAGGCTCTGCAGTTTCAGGGGAATGTTCAGCCGACGGTTCTGTCTCCTCTACATCTTTGACTTCAAACTGTCCACCCTCTTGGTCATCTGCATGCTCTTTTTTGGACTGTGGGTGAACTGACACCTTGATGGCAATTTGCTGAGGCTGCTCATGCAGCGATGAGGCGTCCGAGTCGGCGGCGGGGGAGTCGCTCCGCTTCAGAGAGTTGGGGATTGTGTAGACCTCATCCCTGTCTGCAGCCTCCTGGCCCTCTGGAGTATGCCTCACAAAATTCTGCCCCTGCTCCTCCAGCCCAACCACCTCCATAATCTCCTCCATGATAGTCCTGCAGTTCATAATGAGAGGCGGCAGAGGCACGCTCCTGGCGAGCTCTTCGATGTAGCGGGCGAACTCCATGGTTTTGAACTGGGTGACTTTGGCAAGCTCTAGAGTTTTGGCAGAGGTGATGATGGGGATGCGCTTGGCGATCTCGAATGCCTTCTGCAGCTTCTCTGCACCTTCGGTCCTAAAGAACTCATTGATGGCCTTCTCGGTCTTCTTTAGGTGGCTGCTCATCATGCACAGGCGGGTGATATTGAGGACCATGACGATGGTGAAGGCCACCAGGCACACGACCATGTAGTAGACACCCATGTCTCCAGAGGTGAAGATGACGCGCAAGGTCACCGTGTTGTTCACAGTGCCGTAGATGTTAGAAGCCACGCACGTGTATTTACCTCGGTCTGAGAAGGATACCTTGGTGATGTTCAGAAGGCCGCTGTCGTGCATTTGCCATTTTCCTGtcggaagggagagaagaaaattcAACTAAGGACACAGAGCTCCCATGACTACAAACTGATACGTTTCTAAGAATATCTACTACTGTGAACATCTACTT includes the following:
- the MFAP3L gene encoding microfibrillar-associated protein 3-like isoform X3; amino-acid sequence: MHDSGLLNITKVSFSDRGKYTCVASNIYGTVNNTVTLRVIFTSGDMGVYYMVVCLVAFTIVMVLNITRLCMMSSHLKKTEKAINEFFRTEGAEKLQKAFEIAKRIPIITSAKTLELAKVTQFKTMEFARYIEELARSVPLPPLIMNCRTIMEEIMEVVGLEEQGQNFVRHTPEGQEAADRDEVYTIPNSLKRSDSPAADSDASSLHEQPQQIAIKVSVHPQSKKEHADDQEGGQFEVKDVEETEPSAEHSPETAEPSTDVTSTELTSEEPTPVEVPDKVLPPAYLEATEPAVTHDKNTCIIYESHV
- the MFAP3L gene encoding microfibrillar-associated protein 3-like isoform X2, with the translated sequence MDRLKSHLTVCFLPSVPFLILVSTLATAKSVTNSTLNGTNVVLGSVPVIIARTDHIIVKEGNSALINCSVYGIPDPQFKWYNSIGKLLKEEEDEKERGGGKWQMHDSGLLNITKVSFSDRGKYTCVASNIYGTVNNTVTLRVIFTSGDMGVYYMVVCLVAFTIVMVLNITRLCMMSSHLKKTEKAINEFFRTEGAEKLQKAFEIAKRIPIITSAKTLELAKVTQFKTMEFARYIEELARSVPLPPLIMNCRTIMEEIMEVVGLEEQGQNFVRHTPEGQEAADRDEVYTIPNSLKRSDSPAADSDASSLHEQPQQIAIKVSVHPQSKKEHADDQEGGQFEVKDVEETEPSAEHSPETAEPSTDVTSTELTSEEPTPVEVPDKVLPPAYLEATEPAVTHDKNTCIIYESHV
- the MFAP3L gene encoding microfibrillar-associated protein 3-like isoform X1 encodes the protein MARGARRPPEWRGGVRFLLKYQLYGPRTEQAKKMDRLKSHLTVCFLPSVPFLILVSTLATAKSVTNSTLNGTNVVLGSVPVIIARTDHIIVKEGNSALINCSVYGIPDPQFKWYNSIGKLLKEEEDEKERGGGKWQMHDSGLLNITKVSFSDRGKYTCVASNIYGTVNNTVTLRVIFTSGDMGVYYMVVCLVAFTIVMVLNITRLCMMSSHLKKTEKAINEFFRTEGAEKLQKAFEIAKRIPIITSAKTLELAKVTQFKTMEFARYIEELARSVPLPPLIMNCRTIMEEIMEVVGLEEQGQNFVRHTPEGQEAADRDEVYTIPNSLKRSDSPAADSDASSLHEQPQQIAIKVSVHPQSKKEHADDQEGGQFEVKDVEETEPSAEHSPETAEPSTDVTSTELTSEEPTPVEVPDKVLPPAYLEATEPAVTHDKNTCIIYESHV